In the genome of Colletotrichum lupini chromosome 8, complete sequence, one region contains:
- a CDS encoding glycosyl hydrolase family 17, translating to MRSTSVLAALLASAPGLVLASGHLGFALGSKQPGGQCKYQADYEADFRAIRDASGSSIVRIYAADQCNTAQYILPAAKKEEFQVILGIWPDTEESYAADKAAILKHTPGYEDQVYAITVGSESMYRGNFTGTELADKIKDMKKAAPLFKIGTADSWNKYQDGTADAVIKEADILLTNAFSYWQGQTRDNATACFFDSIMQAFGRIQSVSESLTKPELWVGETGWPSEGAKYQQAIPGQDNAQAFYDSGVCGMVNWGFNVFFFEAFDEPWKPHAIGEDGSEAPETHWGGMKADRAPKYPLRC from the exons ATGCGCTCCACCTCAGTCCTCGCCGCCTTGCTGGCCTCTGCCCCTGGACTGGTCCTCGCATCCGGACATCTGGGCTTCGCTCTCGGTTCGAAGCAGCCGGGCGGGCAGTGCAAGTACCAGGCAGACTACGAAGCGGACTTCAGGGCCATCCGAGATGCTTCGGGAAGCAGCATCGTCCGCATCTATGCTGCTGACCAGTGCAACACTGCCCAGTACATTCTTCCCGCAGCCAAGAAGGAAGAATTCCAGGTGATTCTGGGCATTTG GCCCGATACCGAAGAGTCGTACGCCGCCGACAAGGCTGCAATTCTGAAGCACACACCCGGCTACGAGGACCAAGTCTACGCCATCACTGTCGGATCCGAGTCCATGTACCGCGGCAACTTCACCGGCACCGAGCTGGCGGACAAGATCAAGGACATGAAGAAGGCGGCCCCGCTCTTCAAGATCGGTACCGCGGACAGCTGGAACAAGTACCAAGACGGCACGGCCGATGCCGTCATCAAGGAGGCCGACATTCTTCTGACCAACGCCTTTTCCTACTGGCAGGGTCAGACGCGCGACAACGCCACTGCTTGCTTCTTCGACTCCATCATGCAGGCGTTTGGACGCATCCAGAGCGTCAGTGAATCGCTCACCAAGCCTGAGCTGTGGGTTGGGGAGACGG GTTGGCCCAGTGAAGGTGCAAAGTATCAGCAGGCGATCCCGGGACAAGACAACGCTCAGGCTTTCTACGACTCTGGTGTCTGCGGTATGGTCAACTGGGGCTTCAACGTGTTCTTCTTCGAGGCCTTTGACGAGCCCTGGAAGCCACATGCCATTGGTGAAGATGGCAGTGAGGCACCTGAGACTCACTGGGGCGGAATGAAGGCCGATCGTGCCCCCAAGTACCCCCTCAGATGTTGA
- a CDS encoding eukaryotic aspartyl protease → MVARSLTLAALAASASALSARRDDTQSSGGVGAISLPVYQDVRLHPLDKLRRRQVSDTDAPVLNVTTTTYLIELNIGTPGQDTKVAIDTGSSELWVNPNCANAGSSAQTQSCRANGQYDPQDSSTSSVYRQTGRIKYGKGEVVLQYVSDNITLPGSDIALRDTIFGYATDSVDLNRGILGLSFGEATNNTGYPTVLDEMKAQNIVESLTIGIALGTKDEKTGSGLISFGGVDTKKFSGTLHSAPILGPQNNENLWRYWVQLDSVGLSKSGSSSKTYANSQFPVFFDTGATLSYLPSAIVDSLGSDLGGQLDSSVNMYVVPCSTTGTIDFKFGDYTMKVPIQEFIWNVGNNQCVLGADKATDGSYLLGDSFLRSTYVVFDQETPALHFAPYNNCGSNLQKIPLGANAAAKFTGECSTSTAPSGSNPTGTGNAAGRSTSTNLWLAAGALVGLGQDQEGRHVGE, encoded by the exons ATGGTTGCTCGTAGCCTGACTCTTGCCGCCCTCGCGGCAAGCGCATCCGCTCTATCGGCTCGTCGCGACGATACACAGTCTTCTGGTGGTGTCGGTGCCATTTCTTTGCCTGTCTACCAAGACGTCAGACTGCACCCTCTGGACAAGCTGCGCAGAAGACAGGTCTCAGATACAGACGCCCCAGTTCTCAACGTGACGACGACTACTTATTTGATTGAGC TGAACATTGGTACGCCCGGCCAAGACACAAAGGTTGCCATTGACACTGGTTCCTCCGAACTCTGGGTCAACCCCAATTGCGCCAACGCTGGCAGCAGCGCACAGACACAATCCTGCAGAGCCAATGGCCAGTACGACCCTCAAGACTCTTCGACTTCGTCTGTTTATCGCCAGACAGGTCGCATTAAGTATGGAAAGGGAGAGGTCGTTCTGCAGTATGTCAGCGATAACATCACGCTTCCCGGCAGCG ACATTGCACTGAGAGACACAATTTTTGGCTATGCCACTGATAGTGTTGACCTTAACAGAGGTATCCTCGGCCTGAGCTTCGGCGAGGCGACCAACAACACTGGGTACCCGACCGTTCTTGACGAGATGAAGGCCCAGAACATCGTTGAGTCTCTCACCATTGGTATCGCGCTCGGAACCAAGGACGAGAAGACGGGTAGCGGTCTCATTTCCTTCGGCGGTGTCGACACGAAGAAATTCAGTGGCACCCTGCACTCGGCGCCCATCCTTGGGCCTCAGAACAACGAGAACCTGTGGAG GTACTGGGTTCAGCTGGATTCTGTGGGCCTGAGCAAGTCGGGAAGCAGCTCCAAGACTTACGCCAACTCTCAATTCCCCGTCTTCTTCGACACTGGCGCCACCCTGAGCTATCTTCCCTCAGCCATCGTCGACTCACTCGGATCTGATTTGGGAGGCCAGCTTGACTCATCCGTCAACATGTATGTGGTACCTTGCAGCACCACAGGCACCATCGACTTCAAGTTTGGCGACTACACCATGAAGGTGCCCATTCAGGAGTTCATCTGGAACGTGGGCAACAACCAGTGTGTCCTCGGAGCTGATAAGGCAACCGACGGCTCGTACCTACTTGGTGACTCGTTCCTCCGTTCGACTTATGTTGTTTTCGACCAGGAGACACCCGCCCTCCACTTTGCCCCCTACAACAACTGCGGTTCGAACCTTCAGAAGATTCCCCTGGGCGCGAATGCGGCGGCAAAGTTCACTGGCGAGTGCTCTACCTCCACTGCCCCCAGTGGTAGCAACCCGACTGGTACCGGCAACGCTGCTGGCCGCTCAACATCCACCAACCTCTGGCTTGCAGCTGGTGCTTTGGTCGGC TTGGGGCAGGATCAAGAAGGTCGCCACGTTGGCGAATAG